In one Zymobacter palmae genomic region, the following are encoded:
- a CDS encoding methionine ABC transporter ATP-binding protein, which translates to MIRFQHITKSFSQRQSNVLALDDITLEIPKGEIFGLIGHSGAGKSTLVRLINALETPTSGSVFIDGRDLTQASPQAVRQQKKKIGMVFQHFNLLENRTVAENVGLPLLLNGVKKSERKKIVDDLLDYVGLKDKKDVYPRALSGGQKQRVGIARALTNRPDILLCDEATSALDPQTTRSILDLLKRINREHGVTIVIVTHEMSVVTYACHSLAVMSGGRVVEQGRTPALFKAPTHPVTRQFVNAIIHQKLPVTVFRSLSQTDADHLYRLEFLNPTANEQALTQLIRRGEVELSIIFANMIDIQGDIIGHMFVILKGQEQEIANALEYLSSQNIKAVQIDPREFQHDD; encoded by the coding sequence ATGATCAGATTTCAGCACATAACGAAGTCATTCTCGCAGCGTCAGAGCAATGTTCTGGCTCTAGATGACATCACCCTAGAGATCCCCAAAGGCGAGATATTCGGTCTTATCGGTCACAGCGGTGCGGGCAAAAGCACGCTGGTACGTCTGATCAATGCACTGGAAACGCCCACCAGCGGCAGCGTGTTCATCGACGGACGCGACCTTACTCAGGCCTCACCGCAGGCCGTGCGACAACAGAAGAAGAAGATTGGTATGGTCTTCCAGCACTTCAACCTGCTGGAAAACCGTACCGTGGCCGAGAACGTCGGCCTGCCACTGCTTCTCAACGGGGTTAAAAAATCAGAACGCAAAAAGATCGTCGATGACCTGCTCGACTATGTGGGATTGAAAGACAAGAAGGATGTTTACCCGCGTGCGCTGTCCGGCGGCCAGAAGCAACGCGTGGGTATTGCGCGCGCGCTTACCAATAGGCCGGATATTCTGCTATGCGATGAAGCCACCTCAGCGCTGGACCCACAGACGACCCGCTCCATTCTCGATCTGCTGAAAAGGATCAACCGGGAACACGGCGTCACTATTGTTATCGTCACACACGAGATGAGTGTGGTCACTTATGCCTGTCACAGCTTGGCGGTGATGAGCGGTGGCCGCGTGGTTGAGCAGGGCAGAACCCCCGCACTGTTCAAAGCACCCACGCACCCGGTGACGCGCCAATTCGTTAACGCCATCATCCATCAGAAACTGCCGGTGACTGTGTTTAGGTCGCTGTCTCAGACCGATGCCGATCACCTCTACCGGCTGGAATTCCTTAACCCAACGGCCAACGAGCAGGCATTAACCCAGCTCATTCGCCGCGGTGAAGTCGAACTCAGCATCATCTTCGCCAACATGATCGATATCCAAGGCGACATCATCGGCCATATGTTCGTGATCCTCAAAGGTCAGGAACAGGAGATCGCTAACGCACTTGAGTACCTTTCATCACAGAACATAAAAGCGGTACAGATCGACCCTCGGGAGTTCCAGCATGACGACTAA